In Spirobacillus cienkowskii, a genomic segment contains:
- a CDS encoding ABC transporter substrate-binding protein: MLLKKTVKYLVIAKVLASSVVALAQQKITLTTEDNPPFNMEEGGKITGLSTDIMRSLLDKAKISYTISMYPWARAYKMGLEEKNTAVYSTTRTAEREALFKWVGPLVENSWVFYAKKGTKIKITSVNDAKKYVVGGYNGDAKAEFLIKEGFTVDKNLQLANNDRQNALKLDAGKIDLWASDSQIGPWIAKAEKIGEIVPLYTIKKTELHAAFNKDTDDATIKNLNSILDSMRKSGEVKNIYGKYK; this comes from the coding sequence ATGTTACTTAAAAAAACAGTTAAGTATCTGGTTATAGCAAAAGTTCTCGCATCCTCTGTTGTTGCGTTAGCGCAACAAAAAATAACTCTAACAACCGAAGACAACCCTCCTTTTAATATGGAAGAAGGTGGCAAAATTACAGGATTATCTACTGACATCATGAGATCTTTGTTAGATAAAGCAAAAATTAGCTACACAATTTCGATGTACCCATGGGCAAGAGCATACAAAATGGGGCTCGAAGAAAAAAATACGGCCGTATACTCAACCACAAGAACAGCAGAACGCGAAGCTTTATTTAAGTGGGTTGGGCCTTTAGTAGAAAATAGCTGGGTTTTTTATGCTAAAAAAGGCACTAAAATTAAAATTACAAGTGTAAACGATGCTAAGAAATATGTAGTTGGTGGATACAATGGTGATGCAAAAGCAGAGTTTTTAATTAAAGAAGGCTTTACCGTTGATAAAAATTTACAGCTTGCAAACAACGATAGACAAAATGCGTTAAAGCTTGATGCCGGTAAAATTGACCTTTGGGCTTCTGATTCACAAATTGGCCCTTGGATTGCCAAAGCAGAAAAAATTGGTGAAATAGTGCCACTTTATACCATTAAAAAAACCGAGCTTCATGCGGCGTTTAATAAAGATACTGATGATGCAACAATTAAAAACTTAAATAGCATACTAGACTCCATGCGCAAAAGCGGCGAAGTTAAAAATATTTATGGCAAGTACAAGTAA
- a CDS encoding methyl-accepting chemotaxis protein: MILTNRALNSKILIVILPIFALTIGIHFVYQIFQTSNQFREEFDKSIKNSMKILSPGLSLSLYNLEKSGATFSAKGLFINESIEKVVVFNDKGKFFAGIERKSDQSLPELDGANYTLENYTKEQDLNKFKEINVQTSFNASRIYTFSILDSKSTNLNGLLVVETTTKNLSIRTYYMIVSSILSLLISLFVAGVSSYFIIKRTISKPLEKLGSDIGVGSNKILSTSNNLNKASVDLSDSIKKQTSAIEKTLEQIQNMELVVEETRKNAAECTSVVGVLNDKTKEGNNTIDAMMISIEAIKKSSKNLEKISAIIKNISQKAGVINEIVSKTELLSLNASIEAARAGEFGKGFSVVAEEVGNLAKVSGDAAKDIENLIGESIKVSELVINEMNNSVQRVLKDSEKVSASFQQIASGVTNIFENTTNIQKAADKQNDSIKEVLDSTNFLNNSNKVTHSATEKSLLLAKNLDGQSSQFKMIMNAINSIILGKK; encoded by the coding sequence ATGATTCTTACCAATAGAGCATTAAACAGTAAAATATTAATTGTTATTTTGCCTATTTTTGCTTTAACCATAGGAATTCATTTTGTTTATCAAATATTTCAAACCAGCAATCAATTTCGCGAAGAGTTTGACAAATCAATAAAAAATTCGATGAAAATTTTATCGCCAGGTCTTTCTTTAAGTCTTTATAATTTAGAAAAATCGGGAGCAACCTTTTCAGCTAAAGGTTTGTTTATTAATGAATCAATTGAAAAGGTTGTTGTTTTTAATGATAAAGGCAAATTTTTTGCCGGGATAGAGCGTAAAAGTGATCAAAGTCTTCCAGAGCTTGATGGCGCAAATTACACTTTAGAAAATTACACAAAAGAACAAGATTTAAACAAATTTAAAGAAATAAATGTACAAACAAGTTTTAATGCTTCGAGAATCTATACTTTTTCAATTTTAGACAGCAAAAGTACCAATTTAAATGGTCTACTCGTGGTAGAAACCACAACAAAAAACTTAAGTATTCGGACTTATTACATGATAGTAAGTTCTATTTTAAGTTTGTTAATTAGTTTGTTTGTTGCTGGTGTTAGCTCTTACTTTATTATCAAAAGAACGATCTCTAAGCCGCTTGAAAAACTCGGTTCTGATATTGGAGTTGGCTCTAACAAAATTTTAAGTACCAGTAACAATCTCAATAAAGCCTCTGTTGATCTGTCTGATTCTATTAAAAAACAAACCTCTGCGATTGAAAAAACGTTAGAACAAATTCAAAACATGGAATTGGTGGTCGAAGAAACCCGAAAAAATGCAGCAGAATGTACCTCTGTTGTGGGCGTTCTTAATGATAAAACTAAAGAAGGTAACAATACCATTGATGCCATGATGATTTCTATTGAGGCTATTAAAAAATCTAGCAAAAACCTCGAAAAAATTTCTGCTATTATTAAAAACATCTCCCAAAAAGCAGGCGTTATTAATGAAATTGTTTCTAAAACAGAACTTCTGTCCCTCAATGCCTCGATTGAAGCCGCTAGAGCCGGCGAATTTGGCAAAGGATTCTCGGTGGTGGCAGAAGAGGTGGGTAACCTTGCTAAAGTGAGCGGAGACGCTGCAAAAGATATTGAAAACCTTATTGGTGAAAGCATTAAAGTCTCTGAATTGGTGATTAACGAAATGAACAATAGTGTGCAACGCGTGTTAAAAGACTCTGAAAAGGTATCTGCCTCATTTCAACAAATCGCCTCGGGTGTCACCAATATTTTTGAAAATACCACAAATATTCAAAAGGCAGCCGATAAACAAAACGACTCCATTAAAGAAGTGTTAGACTCCACAAACTTTCTCAATAACTCAAACAAAGTCACACACTCTGCCACCGAAAAATCTTTGCTACTTGCTAAAAATCTCGATGGCCAAAGCAGCCAATTTAAAATGATTATGAATGCCATCAATTCTATCATCCTTGGTAAAAAGTAA
- a CDS encoding methyl-accepting chemotaxis protein translates to MLIENKALNSKILIVILPIFALTIGIHFVFQIFQTSNQFQEEFDKSIKNSLKILSPALSLNIFNLDKAGVTSSSKGLFTNDSIEKVLVFSDKGKFFSGVERKSDQSLVDLEGANQNLEVYTKEQNLSKFNDIEVILKDNTTRVYISSIVDTKSTRIDGLLVVETTTKNLSIRTYYMIVSSILSLLISLFVAGVSSYFIIKRTISKPLEKLGSDIGVGSNEILSTSNNLNKASVDLSDSIKKQTSAIEKTLEQIQNMELVVEETRKNAAECTSVVGVLNDKTKEGNNTIDAMMISIEAIKKSSKNLEKISAIIKNISQKAGVINEIVSKTELLSLNASIEAARAGEFGKGFSVVAEEVGNLAKVSGDAAKDIENLIGESIKVSELVINEMNNSVQRVLKDSEKVSASFQQIASGVTNIFDNTMNIQKATDKQNDSIKEVLDSTNFLNNSNKVTHSATEKSLLLAKNLDGQSSQFKMIMNAINSIILGKK, encoded by the coding sequence ATGCTTATTGAAAACAAAGCATTAAACAGCAAAATATTAATTGTTATTTTACCTATTTTTGCTTTAACCATAGGAATTCACTTTGTTTTTCAAATTTTTCAAACTAGCAATCAATTTCAAGAAGAATTTGATAAATCCATAAAAAATTCTTTAAAAATTTTATCCCCCGCACTTTCTTTAAACATTTTTAATTTGGATAAAGCTGGTGTGACTTCTTCTTCAAAGGGATTGTTTACTAACGATTCTATTGAAAAAGTTTTAGTGTTTTCTGATAAAGGAAAATTTTTTAGTGGGGTTGAGCGCAAAAGTGATCAAAGTCTTGTAGATCTTGAAGGCGCTAATCAAAATTTAGAAGTTTATACAAAAGAGCAAAATCTTAGTAAATTTAATGATATTGAGGTTATTCTTAAAGATAACACGACCCGCGTTTATATTTCATCAATAGTAGATACCAAGTCTACAAGAATTGATGGTTTACTCGTGGTAGAAACCACAACAAAAAACTTAAGTATTCGGACTTATTACATGATAGTAAGTTCTATTTTAAGTTTGTTAATTAGTTTGTTTGTTGCTGGTGTTAGCTCTTACTTTATTATCAAAAGAACGATCTCTAAGCCGCTTGAAAAACTCGGTTCTGATATTGGAGTTGGGTCTAACGAAATTTTAAGTACCAGTAACAATCTCAATAAAGCCTCTGTTGATCTATCTGATTCTATTAAAAAACAAACCTCTGCGATTGAAAAAACGTTAGAACAAATTCAAAACATGGAATTGGTGGTCGAAGAAACCCGAAAAAATGCAGCAGAATGTACCTCTGTTGTGGGCGTTCTTAATGATAAAACTAAAGAAGGTAACAATACCATTGATGCAATGATGATTTCTATTGAGGCGATTAAAAAATCTAGCAAAAACCTCGAAAAAATTTCTGCTATTATTAAAAACATCTCCCAAAAAGCAGGTGTTATCAATGAAATTGTTTCTAAAACAGAACTTCTGTCCCTCAATGCCTCGATTGAAGCCGCTAGAGCCGGCGAATTTGGCAAAGGCTTCTCAGTGGTAGCAGAAGAGGTGGGTAACCTTGCTAAAGTGAGCGGAGACGCTGCAAAAGATATTGAAAACCTTATTGGTGAAAGCATTAAAGTCTCTGAATTGGTGATTAACGAAATGAACAATAGTGTGCAACGCGTGTTAAAAGACTCTGAAAAGGTATCTGCCTCATTTCAACAAATTGCATCAGGAGTTACCAATATTTTTGACAATACTATGAACATCCAAAAAGCAACGGATAAACAAAACGATTCCATTAAAGAAGTGTTAGACTCCACAAACTTTCTCAATAACTCAAACAAAGTCACACACTCTGCCACCGAAAAATCTTTGCTACTTGCTAAAAATCTCGATGGCCAAAGCAGCCAATTTAAAATGATTATGAATGCTATCAACTCTATTATCCTTGGTAAAAAATAA
- a CDS encoding HAMP domain-containing methyl-accepting chemotaxis protein — MENKSLAFKIFTSISILLALILFCCIYAISMINKTQVYSQVTAKEWMPSIEAFGKINLYLGNLSRRAVLVIADTLAKQQERLPKNLEDLNNFKATLEKELKGYSENGLMAPGEKPFYDATMAAYEVYMKTYEEELEHVKKGEGLEALNHYNTVGRPALFKLLEAIANESKYNSEGAVKSTQAGESLTTITNWTMSAVLLVSIIIAIVITLVILSITATIKAAITELKHQGENTMKISQTLKNSSQSLSESVTEQAASVHETTAAINEITSMVNKTSENAKESTNVAKNAASKAENSQETMHKLVNSMETIQESNNQLQNIAQIITQIHAKTSVINDIVSKTELLSLNASIESARAGEYGKGFAVVAEEVGNLAKISGKSAHEIQELITKSQEEVNKILLVTKDRINEGKSVTTVAQDSFVKISEDIINMVSVIEQISAATQEQDIGVRQITTAMSEIDRATQKNQISVNETAQSSNELVDQGKKLSKTTSEIERLVLGKK, encoded by the coding sequence ATGGAAAACAAAAGTCTTGCTTTTAAAATTTTTACGTCCATTTCTATATTGCTAGCCCTTATTTTATTTTGCTGTATCTATGCAATCAGCATGATTAATAAAACACAAGTGTATTCTCAGGTTACAGCAAAAGAATGGATGCCAAGTATCGAAGCATTTGGCAAAATTAATTTATACCTTGGCAACTTATCTCGAAGAGCGGTGCTTGTGATTGCAGATACCCTTGCCAAACAACAAGAGAGACTTCCCAAAAACCTTGAAGATCTCAATAATTTTAAAGCCACTTTAGAAAAAGAGCTCAAAGGCTATAGTGAAAATGGTCTCATGGCACCAGGAGAAAAACCTTTTTACGATGCCACAATGGCAGCCTACGAAGTATATATGAAAACATATGAGGAAGAACTCGAACACGTGAAAAAAGGCGAAGGCCTCGAAGCCCTCAATCACTACAATACTGTGGGTCGTCCTGCATTATTTAAATTGCTAGAAGCGATTGCAAATGAGTCAAAATATAATTCAGAAGGCGCAGTAAAATCAACACAAGCTGGAGAAAGCTTAACAACCATTACCAATTGGACCATGAGCGCTGTGTTGCTTGTTTCAATTATTATTGCAATAGTTATTACACTTGTGATTCTTTCCATTACAGCGACAATAAAAGCTGCTATTACAGAATTAAAGCACCAAGGCGAGAATACAATGAAAATCTCGCAAACTTTAAAAAATAGTTCTCAATCGCTTTCAGAATCGGTTACCGAACAAGCCGCCTCTGTGCACGAAACCACAGCAGCCATTAACGAAATCACCAGTATGGTGAACAAAACCTCAGAAAATGCAAAAGAATCTACAAATGTTGCAAAAAATGCTGCAAGCAAAGCTGAAAACAGTCAAGAAACCATGCACAAACTGGTGAACAGCATGGAAACCATTCAAGAATCTAACAATCAATTGCAAAATATCGCTCAAATTATCACTCAAATTCATGCAAAAACCTCTGTGATTAACGATATTGTCTCTAAAACAGAGCTGTTATCATTGAATGCATCCATTGAGTCTGCCCGTGCAGGAGAATACGGCAAAGGTTTTGCCGTGGTGGCCGAAGAGGTGGGAAATCTTGCTAAAATTAGTGGTAAATCTGCTCACGAAATTCAGGAACTCATTACCAAAAGCCAAGAAGAAGTGAACAAAATTTTGCTGGTCACAAAAGATCGCATCAATGAAGGCAAATCCGTTACCACAGTCGCGCAAGATTCTTTTGTTAAAATATCCGAAGACATTATCAATATGGTGTCTGTGATTGAACAAATTTCTGCTGCTACCCAAGAACAAGACATTGGGGTGCGGCAAATTACAACAGCGATGTCTGAAATTGACCGCGCTACGCAAAAAAACCAAATCTCTGTGAACGAAACAGCGCAATCTTCTAACGAACTGGTTGATCAAGGCAAAAAACTCTCAAAAACCACAAGCGAAATTGAACGGCTAGTTTTAGGAAAAAAATAA
- a CDS encoding HAMP domain-containing methyl-accepting chemotaxis protein, producing the protein MKNKSLAFKIFSSISILLIFILFSCFYAIIMINKTQEYAKDTSEQWLPSIEAFSRINLNVGNLSRRSILTIASAIAKDTEKIEKAIAELNSFKANLEKELKDYKDSGKIAPGEEELYESTLKSYNEYIKSYDIEMDLVKSGKGLESLNHYNNEGRYLIFNLTEKIDAQSQFNSQGAKNSASKGANLTTITNWTMTIVLISSAVVALGIFSLILSITATIKKAIIELKQQGESTMNISQTLKKSSQTLSDSAAQQAASVHETTAAINEITSMVNKTSENAKESTNVAKSAASKAENSQDTMNKLVNSMETIQESNSQLQNIAQIINQIHAKTSVINDIVSKTELLSLNASIESARAGEYGKGFAVVAEEVGNLAKISGKSAHEIQELITKSQEEVNKILLVTKDRINEGKSVTNEAQESFVKISEDIINMVSVIEQISAATQEQDIGVRQITTAMSEIDRATQKNQISVNETAQSSNELVNQGEKLSKTTSQIELLILGKLT; encoded by the coding sequence TTGAAAAACAAAAGCCTTGCTTTTAAAATTTTTTCTTCAATTTCAATTTTATTAATATTTATTTTGTTTTCTTGTTTTTATGCAATAATTATGATTAACAAAACCCAAGAATACGCCAAAGACACATCTGAGCAATGGCTGCCAAGCATCGAAGCGTTTAGCCGTATTAATTTAAATGTAGGCAACCTATCAAGGCGCTCTATTCTTACTATTGCCAGCGCCATTGCAAAAGACACCGAAAAAATAGAAAAAGCCATTGCCGAACTCAATAGTTTTAAAGCGAATTTGGAAAAAGAGCTCAAAGACTATAAAGACTCAGGCAAAATTGCACCCGGCGAAGAAGAACTCTATGAATCCACATTAAAATCTTACAACGAATACATCAAATCTTATGATATAGAAATGGATTTGGTTAAAAGCGGCAAGGGGTTAGAATCTCTAAATCATTATAATAACGAAGGCCGCTATTTAATTTTTAACTTAACAGAAAAAATTGATGCGCAATCACAATTTAATTCTCAAGGTGCTAAAAATTCTGCCTCAAAAGGCGCAAACCTCACAACCATTACAAATTGGACAATGACAATAGTGCTAATCAGTTCCGCTGTAGTTGCTTTAGGAATTTTTTCACTTATTTTATCGATTACTGCAACAATTAAAAAAGCCATTATTGAACTCAAACAGCAAGGCGAGAGTACCATGAATATTTCACAAACCCTTAAAAAAAGCTCTCAAACGCTTTCTGATTCTGCGGCGCAGCAAGCCGCATCTGTGCACGAAACCACAGCCGCTATTAACGAAATCACCAGTATGGTGAACAAAACCTCAGAAAATGCCAAAGAATCTACAAATGTTGCTAAAAGTGCTGCAAGCAAAGCAGAAAATAGCCAAGACACCATGAATAAACTGGTGAACAGCATGGAAACCATTCAAGAATCAAACAGCCAATTGCAAAATATTGCCCAAATTATCAATCAAATTCATGCTAAAACCTCGGTGATTAACGATATTGTCTCTAAAACAGAACTGTTATCATTAAATGCATCCATTGAGTCTGCCCGTGCAGGCGAATACGGCAAAGGCTTTGCCGTAGTGGCCGAAGAAGTGGGAAATCTTGCTAAAATTAGTGGTAAATCTGCCCACGAAATTCAAGAACTCATTACCAAAAGCCAAGAAGAAGTGAACAAAATTTTGCTTGTAACCAAAGATCGCATCAATGAAGGCAAATCGGTTACCAACGAAGCCCAAGAATCTTTTGTTAAAATTTCTGAAGACATTATCAATATGGTGTCTGTGATTGAACAAATTTCGGCTGCTACCCAAGAGCAGGACATCGGGGTGCGGCAAATTACAACAGCGATGTCTGAAATTGACCGCGCTACCCAAAAAAACCAAATCTCTGTGAACGAAACAGCGCAATCTTCTAACGAACTTGTAAACCAAGGTGAAAAACTCTCCAAAACTACAAGTCAAATTGAGCTGTTAATACTAGGTAAGTTAACGTAA